A stretch of the Corythoichthys intestinalis isolate RoL2023-P3 chromosome 22, ASM3026506v1, whole genome shotgun sequence genome encodes the following:
- the smim13 gene encoding small integral membrane protein 13, with the protein MWQSVGLALLVIVATLVCVLIFMLCGWYVVWQLFLSKFKFLRELLGDAAAPRAQSPPPPTESANKGAGDAPARNRPRTTRQRVAFPESSL; encoded by the exons ATGTGGCAAAGTGTTGGACTAGCTTTGCTGGTCATTGTAGCCACGCTGGTTTGTGTTCTTATCTTCATGTTGTGCG GTTGGTACGTGGTCTGGCAACTCTTCTTGTCAAAGTTCAAGTTCCTGCGTGAGCTTCTGGGTGACGCGGCAGCCCCCCGAGCGCAATCGCCGCCGCCCCCAACCGAAAGCGCCAACAAAGGTGCCGGCGACGCCCCGGCACGCAACCGTCCCAGGACCACACGCCAAAGAGTCGCCTTCCCGGAGAGCTCTTTGTAG